Sequence from the Thermomonas sp. HDW16 genome:
CAGGGCCTCGGTGATGCGGCCCTGCACGTAGGTGGTGGTGCCTTCGTTGAGCCAGGCGTCCTTGTCGGTGGCGAAGGTCACCAAGTTGCCGGACCAGCTATGCGCCAGCTCGTGCGCGACCAGCGACACCAGCGACTTGTCGCCGACGATCACGGTGGGCGTGGCGAAGGTCAGGCGCGGGTTTTCCATGCCGCCGTACGGGAACGACGGCGGCAGCACCAGCAGGTCGTAGCGGCCCCAGCGGTACGGGCCGTACAGGCTTTCCGCGGTGTCGATCATCTTTTCGGTATCGGCGAACTCGCTGGTGGCCTTGTCCACCATCGCAGGCTCCGCCCACACGCCGCTGCGGTCGCTGATCGGCTTGAACACCAGGTCGCCGGCGGCGATGGCGAGCAGGTAGGACGGGATCTTCTGCGGCATCTTGAAGCTGTAGTCGCCATCGCGCGCCGCGGCCGGATCGTTGTCCGCGCTCATCAGCACCATCGCGTCCTTCGGCGCGGTGACGTGCGCGCTGTAGGTGAAGCGGATCTGCGGCGTGTCCTGCAACGGCACCCACGAACGTGCGTGGATCTGCTGGGACTGGCTGAACATGAAGGGCGTCTTCTTGCCTTCGGTCATCGACGGTTCCAGCCACTGCAGGCCGGACGCCTCCGGCGACGTCGCGTAGGTCACGCGCACCTGCGCGGGATGCTCCGGCGCCTCGATGGTCAACTTGCTGCCCAGAATCGGATCCTTGCCGGCCAACTCGAACTTGAGCTCCTGCCATTGGCCCTCGGGGGTCAAGCCCTCGGCCTTCTGGATGCTGATGTCACGGGTATCCAGCACCAGCTGGCTAGCGTTCTTGTCGAGCCAGTCCAGCGTGTAGGTGGCGGTGCCGCTGATCGTCTTCTTGGCGAAATCGACCGCCAGATCCAGCGCCAGATCGGTGGTGCGCACCTTGTCCGGCTCGGCATAGGAATGTTCGTCGACGACCTTCTCCGCCGCAGGCGCAGGTTGTGCCACCGGCGTGGCCGCTGCCGGTTGCGGGCTGGGACTGCGCTCGCAACCGGTGGCAACGAGGCCAAGGGCGGCGGCGATCGAGACGGAGAGCAGCAACTGGCGCATCGGATTCGACCTGCTTGCGGAAAACCCCGAGTTTAGCGCCACCCACGGATGCCCGCCGCATGTGCGTTCGTGACCTTCGTCAACCCTACTTGCGGCACTGCGGGGCCGGCTGCGCATGCGTCATCGTTCGCGCGGCTTGCCTGGCATGTGTCGATGACCCTGCCATTGGTCATGTCAACCCGCCTGCTCGCGCACGCATCCATCGTTCATACACCAACGCCTCACGGAGAGAGACGCTTGAAATCGCCTGACCTGAAGTCGCACGCACTCACCGCCGCATTGCTGCTGTGCGCGCCCTTCGCCCATGCACAACAGGCGACCGCGCCGACGGAGACCGCGACGTATGTCCCCGGCGGCCGCATCCCGCAGTTGCAGGGCGAGATCGCCATCGACGGAAAACTGGACGATGCCGCCTGGCAGAACGCGCTGGTGCAGGAGATCGCCTACGACATCCAGCCCGGCGACAACACCCCGGCGCCGGTGAGGACCACGGTGCGCATCGGCTATACCGCCGATGCGATCTACTTCGCCTTCCATGCGATGGATTCGGATCCATCCGCGATCCGCGCCCACCTGCGCGATCGCGACGCCGCGTTCAACGACGACTGGGTCGGCGTGTTCATGGACACCTTCAACGACAACCGCCGCGGCTACGAACTGATCGTCAATCCGCTGGGCGTGCAGGCCGACCTGCTGCGCGACGAGGCAAATACCAACAACCAGGAAGACCCCAGCTGGGACGGCCTGTGGGAAAGCGCCGGCCAGCTCACCGCAGAGGGCTACGACGTCGAGATCCGCGTGCCCTTCTCCACCCTGCGCTTCCCGCGCGGCGGCGGCGACCAGAAGTGGGGCCTCTCGCTGTTCCGCAACTACCCGCGCGACAAGCGCCACCAGCTGACCAGCCACAAGGTGCCGCGCGATTCCAACTGCTTCCAGTGCGAATGGGGCAAGTACGAGGGCATGGCCGGCGCGCAGCAGGGCCGCAACCTGGAAGTCGTGCCGTTCCTGACGATGGGCAAGCCGCAGTATCGCGATGCCGCCGGCGAATCCTGGAAGAGCGGCGACAGCTCGATCGAGCCCGGCGTGGACGTGAGCTGGGCGCCGTCGCCGGCGATGACCTTGAACGCCACGCTGAATCCGGATTTCTCGCAGGTCGAGACCGACCAGCTGCAACTCGACATCAACAACAGCTTCGCCCTGTTCTACCAGGAGAAGCGGCCGTTCTTCCTGGAAGGCGCTGACTATTTCACCAGCCAGTTCGACGTGCTGTACACGCGGCAGATCGCCGATCCCGATTTCGGCGCGCGTATCACCGGCCGCACCGGCAGCGGCGCCTATGGCGCGTTCGTCGCCCGCGATGCCAGCACGCTGGTGCTGGTGCCGGGCGTGCAGGGTTCCGGCTTCGAGCAACTCGACCAGAAGGCGAACGTGGCGGTTGGTCGTTATCGCCATGACTTCAACACGCACTTCAGCGTCGGCGCGATCGGCACCTTCCGCGAGGGCGATGCGTACTCGAACAACGTGGCCGGCCTCGATGCACGCTGGCAGCAGGGCGCGCATACCGCCACCGCGCAATTCCTGCACAGCCAGTCCGAATACCCGGACGACATCGTCGCCGCCTACGCCGGCGAGCTCGGCAACGACGCCACGCCGTCGGGCAATGCATGGCGGACGGAGTACAACTTCAGCAACCGCAACTGGGGCTTCAACCTGCAGCACGAAGACATCGATCCGGGTTTCCGCGCCGACCTTGGCTTCATCGGCATGGTGGGCTACGACAAGTCGCTGGTCGGTGGCGAGCATTCCTGGTACCGCGACGGTGCGGCCTTCAACAAGATCAACGTGTATGCGGACTGGGACATCACCCACCGCTACGACGGCCAATTGCTGGAGCGCGAGTTCGAAGCGCAGGTCAGCGTGCAAGGACCGATGCAGAGCAACGTGCGCCTGCACGGCATGACCCGCGTGGCGTACTGGAACGGCAGGCTGTTCGACGAGCATTACGCCGACATCAACGCCAATTTCCGCCCGAACGGCAGCCTGCAACTCGGCGCCTACCTGCAGGCGGGCACGATGATCGACCGTGGTGCCGACAAGACCGGCCGGCGCACGATGCTGGAAGTGTCCGGCAACGCCAACATCGGTCGCGGCTTGGCGCTGGACTGGGACATCATCCGCCAGCAGATGAAGCGCGACGGCGGCACCGCCTTCACCGCCACCGTGGTCAACACCGGCGGCAGCTGGCAGTTCGATCCGCACCAGCGCCTGCGCCTGACCCTGCAGGGCAGCGAGGTGGAACGCAACCAGGCGCTGTACGTTGGCA
This genomic interval carries:
- a CDS encoding M1 family metallopeptidase, with amino-acid sequence MRQLLLSVSIAAALGLVATGCERSPSPQPAAATPVAQPAPAAEKVVDEHSYAEPDKVRTTDLALDLAVDFAKKTISGTATYTLDWLDKNASQLVLDTRDISIQKAEGLTPEGQWQELKFELAGKDPILGSKLTIEAPEHPAQVRVTYATSPEASGLQWLEPSMTEGKKTPFMFSQSQQIHARSWVPLQDTPQIRFTYSAHVTAPKDAMVLMSADNDPAAARDGDYSFKMPQKIPSYLLAIAAGDLVFKPISDRSGVWAEPAMVDKATSEFADTEKMIDTAESLYGPYRWGRYDLLVLPPSFPYGGMENPRLTFATPTVIVGDKSLVSLVAHELAHSWSGNLVTFATDKDAWLNEGTTTYVQGRITEALYGKDVAEMEEVIDRDALKDEFKELDPKLQRLSLKPGDLADPDNSSSATVYTKGAWFLQFLEKRFGREVFDPWLKGYFDHFSFQSITTTQFRDYLQKNLIDKNPGKVTMQEVDAWLYEPGIPADAPVVESGKFSTVDAARIAWQGSNQLPNKAITGAWTTQEWVHFLEGMPDTLKPEQLKQLDEAYKFTGTPNGEIAMRWYPLAERSGYADARAEMGKFLERVGRRKLIMPTYKALVATQGGLAFAQQVFAKAKPGYHPITTGSVQDVIANAKPAADPVPAPAPEGEPAAPAATK
- a CDS encoding carbohydrate binding family 9 domain-containing protein, whose protein sequence is MKSPDLKSHALTAALLLCAPFAHAQQATAPTETATYVPGGRIPQLQGEIAIDGKLDDAAWQNALVQEIAYDIQPGDNTPAPVRTTVRIGYTADAIYFAFHAMDSDPSAIRAHLRDRDAAFNDDWVGVFMDTFNDNRRGYELIVNPLGVQADLLRDEANTNNQEDPSWDGLWESAGQLTAEGYDVEIRVPFSTLRFPRGGGDQKWGLSLFRNYPRDKRHQLTSHKVPRDSNCFQCEWGKYEGMAGAQQGRNLEVVPFLTMGKPQYRDAAGESWKSGDSSIEPGVDVSWAPSPAMTLNATLNPDFSQVETDQLQLDINNSFALFYQEKRPFFLEGADYFTSQFDVLYTRQIADPDFGARITGRTGSGAYGAFVARDASTLVLVPGVQGSGFEQLDQKANVAVGRYRHDFNTHFSVGAIGTFREGDAYSNNVAGLDARWQQGAHTATAQFLHSQSEYPDDIVAAYAGELGNDATPSGNAWRTEYNFSNRNWGFNLQHEDIDPGFRADLGFIGMVGYDKSLVGGEHSWYRDGAAFNKINVYADWDITHRYDGQLLEREFEAQVSVQGPMQSNVRLHGMTRVAYWNGRLFDEHYADINANFRPNGSLQLGAYLQAGTMIDRGADKTGRRTMLEVSGNANIGRGLALDWDIIRQQMKRDGGTAFTATVVNTGGSWQFDPHQRLRLTLQGSEVERNQALYVGTVNETARDWAAQVVYSYKINPRTALYAGASYGAFMDDDNPDLFGNTRSVFLKLSYGWQP